The following proteins come from a genomic window of Natronosalvus vescus:
- a CDS encoding thiolase family protein yields MSQTPVIVQALRTPQGKDGGVFADVRSEDLSIPIVNEILTETGLSGDDIDDLMWGCAQQRGEQDNNVARVIALLSDLGESVPATTINRWCASSMQTIMSASDAIRAGQRECIIAGGVENMSRNPMGEGHVHLHPQLATEYNVGELQMGMTAEKVAEVYDVDRETQDEYALESHRRAHAATEEGRFENQIVPIETDEGTITEDEGIRPDTDLETLAGLPTVFKGDGTVTPGNASQISDGAAGVMVTSEAFAEEHDLEILATVGSNNVAGVDPTVMGIGPVPATRGLLDRTGRAIDDYDLVELNEAFASQCVYSRDELGVGPEKFNVNGGAIAIGHPLGASGARLPVTLIHELHERGGGRGLATLCVGFGQGAAIEFEVE; encoded by the coding sequence ATGTCACAGACACCAGTGATCGTGCAGGCGCTGCGGACGCCACAGGGGAAAGACGGCGGCGTGTTCGCCGACGTGCGAAGCGAGGATCTGTCGATTCCGATCGTCAACGAGATACTCACAGAGACGGGGCTCTCGGGGGATGACATCGACGACCTGATGTGGGGCTGCGCCCAGCAGCGGGGCGAGCAGGACAACAACGTGGCTCGAGTCATCGCCTTGCTCTCCGACCTCGGCGAGTCCGTCCCGGCGACGACGATCAACCGCTGGTGTGCCTCGTCCATGCAGACGATCATGTCGGCGTCGGACGCCATCCGCGCCGGCCAGCGCGAGTGCATCATCGCGGGCGGGGTCGAGAACATGTCCCGGAACCCGATGGGAGAGGGCCACGTCCACCTCCACCCACAGCTGGCCACCGAGTACAACGTCGGCGAACTCCAGATGGGGATGACCGCCGAGAAGGTCGCCGAAGTGTACGACGTCGACCGGGAAACCCAGGACGAGTACGCCCTGGAGAGTCACCGGCGCGCGCACGCGGCGACCGAGGAGGGTCGCTTTGAGAACCAGATCGTCCCCATCGAGACCGACGAAGGGACGATCACCGAGGACGAGGGCATCCGTCCGGACACCGACCTCGAGACGCTCGCGGGTCTCCCCACGGTGTTCAAAGGTGACGGGACGGTCACCCCCGGCAACGCCTCCCAGATCTCCGACGGCGCGGCCGGCGTGATGGTCACGAGCGAGGCGTTCGCCGAGGAACACGACCTCGAGATCCTGGCGACCGTCGGCAGCAACAACGTGGCGGGCGTCGACCCGACCGTGATGGGTATCGGCCCGGTGCCGGCCACCCGCGGGCTGCTCGACCGGACGGGTCGAGCGATCGACGACTACGATCTGGTGGAACTCAACGAGGCGTTCGCGAGCCAGTGTGTCTACAGCCGCGACGAACTCGGCGTCGGTCCAGAGAAATTCAACGTCAACGGCGGGGCGATCGCGATCGGTCACCCGCTCGGTGCCTCCGGTGCCCGGTTGCCGGTAACCTTGATCCACGAACTCCACGAGCGCGGCGGCGGCCGTGGTCTGGCGACGCTCTGTGTCGGATTCGGCCAGGGCGCGGCAATCGAGTTCGAGGTCGAGTAA
- a CDS encoding ROK family protein — protein sequence MVYYAGVDLGATNVRAIVGDGDGRCLGQSRNGTPRGPTGIDVTEKVLATLRDACDEAGVEPTRVEAVGIGSIGPFDLAEGAVIDPANLPDTIDRIPLTGPISKLVDSAEVYLHNDTNAGVIGERFHSDRNPDDMVYVTISSGIGAGVCCDGHIIDGWDGNAGEVGHCVVDPRGRLTCGCGKDGHWEGYCSGNNIPRYAKLLAEDDPTIETDLPLEDPDFTAKDVFELAGDDELADHTIEQLAHWNAIGIANIVHSYAPLVVSLGGAVVLNNEELVVDPIRERVPDMVMSNVPQITVTEQGDDVVLEGALASALTEGTGDRRLMRS from the coding sequence ATGGTCTACTACGCGGGCGTCGATCTGGGCGCAACCAACGTTCGAGCGATCGTCGGCGACGGCGACGGCCGGTGCCTCGGTCAGAGCCGAAACGGGACGCCACGAGGCCCGACCGGGATCGACGTCACCGAGAAAGTGCTGGCGACGCTGCGGGACGCCTGCGACGAGGCAGGAGTCGAACCGACACGGGTCGAGGCCGTCGGGATCGGCTCGATCGGCCCGTTCGACCTCGCCGAGGGCGCGGTGATCGATCCCGCAAACCTTCCCGATACGATCGATCGAATCCCGCTGACGGGGCCGATTTCGAAGCTCGTCGACTCCGCGGAGGTGTACCTCCACAACGACACCAACGCGGGCGTCATCGGTGAACGATTTCATTCCGATCGCAATCCCGATGACATGGTGTACGTCACGATCTCCTCGGGGATCGGCGCGGGTGTGTGCTGTGACGGCCACATCATCGACGGCTGGGACGGCAACGCTGGCGAAGTCGGCCACTGCGTCGTCGACCCGCGCGGGCGACTCACCTGTGGCTGTGGGAAAGACGGCCACTGGGAAGGCTACTGCTCCGGAAACAACATCCCCCGCTACGCCAAGTTGCTCGCCGAGGACGATCCGACCATCGAGACCGACCTCCCGCTCGAGGATCCCGACTTCACTGCCAAAGACGTCTTCGAGCTGGCCGGAGACGACGAACTGGCCGACCACACGATCGAACAGCTCGCTCACTGGAACGCGATCGGCATCGCGAACATCGTCCACTCCTACGCCCCACTGGTCGTCTCGCTGGGAGGAGCGGTCGTCCTCAACAACGAGGAACTGGTGGTCGATCCGATTCGCGAGCGCGTCCCCGACATGGTGATGTCGAACGTTCCCCAGATCACGGTGACCGAACAAGGTGACGACGTGGTTCTCGAGGGGGCGCTAGCGAGTGCGCTCACCGAGGGGACGGGTGACCGACGGCTGATGCGGTCGTAA
- a CDS encoding LVIVD repeat-containing protein, producing MERRALLRSLGVATAGTALGLSASSAQATRTTAQESYEPLGVVDVDGACEAVVGDDGETVYIAAIDGFVTVDISDPSDPTILADRRNLLEDDYPEFSDILDVKVSGDRLAVVGPGGVNPSLFNGFVLYDVSDPADPVQVSEPYETGYHIHNCFLEDDRLYLVANDLEENPLAIFDVSDDEPEEVGRWSLLEHEPRWADVSPYIWYLHDVYVQSGIAYLAYWNAGTYLLDVSEPADPTYLSHVTETTVESQLEIDEGEESDYQLGLPGNDHYSAVDDTGTILAVGREAWETDAPEADGPGGIDLFDVSDPTDPVFAASIEAPDSPDATYQGGQWTTAHNFEIRDGWLYSSWYQGGVTIHDLSVLEEPEEITAWRDPTAAGFWTARVAQSGETFVASSTPLIPGAGIDGALYVFPSEPGEQVDPPAFEEADDTDDSGVDTGDGDDTGESDEDQSGDDDTGDTDETTDADDSSGTAPAADDTTEDDPIPGFTSLATATGIAGGVAALERRRRTRTENSEND from the coding sequence ATGGAACGACGAGCCCTCCTTCGTTCTCTCGGCGTTGCTACCGCGGGAACAGCTCTCGGCCTCTCCGCCTCGAGCGCACAGGCAACGCGAACGACTGCCCAGGAGTCCTACGAACCCCTCGGCGTCGTCGACGTCGATGGCGCGTGTGAAGCCGTCGTCGGTGACGACGGGGAGACGGTCTACATCGCGGCGATCGACGGCTTCGTCACGGTCGACATCTCCGATCCAAGTGACCCGACGATCCTCGCCGACCGTCGCAACCTCCTCGAAGACGACTATCCAGAGTTCAGTGATATCCTCGACGTCAAGGTCAGTGGCGATCGACTCGCGGTCGTCGGTCCTGGCGGCGTCAACCCGTCGCTATTCAACGGGTTCGTCCTCTATGACGTCAGCGATCCCGCCGACCCCGTTCAGGTGAGCGAACCCTACGAGACGGGCTATCACATCCACAACTGCTTTCTCGAGGACGACCGACTCTACCTCGTCGCCAACGACCTCGAGGAAAATCCCCTCGCCATCTTCGACGTCAGCGACGACGAGCCCGAAGAGGTCGGTCGCTGGTCGCTGCTCGAACACGAACCTCGATGGGCGGACGTCAGTCCGTATATCTGGTATCTCCACGACGTCTACGTTCAATCGGGGATCGCCTACCTGGCGTACTGGAACGCCGGCACCTATCTGCTCGACGTGAGCGAACCGGCCGACCCCACCTATCTGTCACACGTTACAGAGACGACGGTCGAGTCCCAGCTCGAGATCGACGAGGGGGAAGAATCCGATTATCAGCTCGGCCTCCCGGGGAACGACCACTACTCGGCCGTCGACGACACGGGGACGATCCTCGCGGTTGGTCGAGAAGCCTGGGAGACCGACGCTCCGGAAGCAGACGGGCCGGGTGGCATCGATCTCTTCGACGTCAGCGATCCTACTGACCCGGTGTTCGCGGCCTCTATCGAGGCCCCCGACTCGCCGGATGCCACCTACCAGGGCGGCCAGTGGACGACAGCACACAACTTCGAGATTCGAGACGGCTGGCTCTACTCGTCGTGGTATCAGGGTGGCGTGACGATTCACGACCTCTCGGTGCTCGAAGAACCCGAGGAGATTACCGCCTGGCGCGACCCCACAGCGGCTGGCTTCTGGACGGCCCGCGTCGCCCAGTCGGGGGAAACGTTCGTCGCCAGTTCCACGCCACTCATTCCCGGTGCTGGAATCGACGGCGCGCTGTACGTGTTCCCGAGCGAGCCCGGCGAACAGGTCGACCCGCCGGCGTTCGAGGAGGCGGACGACACCGATGATAGTGGTGTCGATACTGGCGACGGCGACGATACCGGGGAATCTGACGAGGATCAAAGTGGAGACGACGACACTGGCGACACCGACGAGACGACGGATGCGGACGACTCGAGCGGAACGGCACCGGCCGCGGACGACACCACGGAAGACGATCCGATTCCAGGGTTTACCTCGCTCGCGACAGCGACCGGCATCGCTGGTGGTGTGGCCGCCCTCGAGCGTCGGCGTCGAACTCGAACGGAGAATAGCGAGAACGACTGA
- a CDS encoding DUF7560 family zinc ribbon protein, which yields MSTSEDFIFVCPECTQSITVNASMRNALVENGCVVCGSTVSPDHFETAPEESRPET from the coding sequence ATGAGCACAAGTGAGGACTTCATCTTCGTCTGTCCGGAGTGTACACAGTCCATCACGGTCAACGCCTCCATGCGAAACGCACTCGTCGAAAACGGGTGTGTCGTGTGTGGGTCGACCGTGAGCCCAGATCATTTCGAAACCGCACCGGAGGAGTCACGACCTGAGACCTGA